Part of the Carnobacterium pleistocenium FTR1 genome is shown below.
CAAAAAGGGGCTTTGCGAAAATCAGCTAACGAACTTTTTAATGATGTTAAACGTATTAAAAAAGCGATTGAAGCAGATACTCAAGAGTATCGCTTACAAAGTTATCGCAGAAATTCACCTTGGTCGCACGATCAATTGAACAACTTAGAAAAATTGAGAGATGATTTAACTAAGCGTTAACTAGAGTTAGTACTGTTTTGAGAGTTTTCGAGAATGGTAGACAATCTAAATAACTAACGTTATTAATTTGAGCTTAGCAATTTAGCCATTAAAGGAGGTAGCAGGATTGGCAGATGAAGAAGAGACATTCTCACTTATGAGCGATGAAACATTGATTCGTATGATTAAAGATGGAGACGGGTATCCGTTCCAGTTTTTATTTAGCCGGTATCATCCCCTTGTGACCAATTTAACGAAAGAGTATTACCTTAAAAGTTATGAGAAAGAAGATTTATGGCAAGAAGCACGAATGGTCTTTCACAAAACAATCCAGACTTACGACAAAGATAAAGGACATACATTTGGAAATTTCTATAAATTGAATTTTAAGCATCATATTTTTAGTTTGATTCGAAAAGATATGGCTAAGAAAAGGCGCATTGAAAAAATTGCTGAGTCATTAGATGGTATGTTAGAAAAAGGAATGAGTCCTCAATACATAATGAATGGAAAAGAGGGATTATCTGCGTTAGATATTTTACAAGTCAAAGAAAAATTAGCAGGTTACCACTATACGTTGTCAAAGTTAGAACAGCAAGTGTTTTCGCTCTACTTAAAAAATAAAGAAATAGATGAGATTGCTGAACAATTGAATTGTGATAGTCTACAAATAAAAAATGCATTAGATCGGTGCAAGCGCAAAATGAAACAGATATTAGATGACTAGCTATAGAAAAACTTTCTATTAATTGAAATGACAACGCTTTCTTGATAGGTTTTGATTTTTTGAACAAAAGCTCTACCATTCTCGTAAGGTTTCAAAACAAAAAAACAAGATTAGGGTCGTAAGCCTAAGTCTTGTTTTTTTGTTCCTACAGTCTGAAATATTAGATTATTCGTTGCAACAATGACGTAGTTACTTTACGAATAATCTCTTTTTCTGCAGTATCTGGTAATTGGTCGATGCGTTTCAAGG
Proteins encoded:
- a CDS encoding sigma-70 family RNA polymerase sigma factor, translated to MADEEETFSLMSDETLIRMIKDGDGYPFQFLFSRYHPLVTNLTKEYYLKSYEKEDLWQEARMVFHKTIQTYDKDKGHTFGNFYKLNFKHHIFSLIRKDMAKKRRIEKIAESLDGMLEKGMSPQYIMNGKEGLSALDILQVKEKLAGYHYTLSKLEQQVFSLYLKNKEIDEIAEQLNCDSLQIKNALDRCKRKMKQILDD